AAGCATACGTCGCTAGACCCGTGGGTACGGTTGCGTTTAACGGTGCAAGGGACCGAGAGCCTCCCTTGCTCGGCAGAAGGGGTGAGTCCGTGAGGTCACGGGTGTACGGTCGTTCGGTCGCGGTGGAGAACGGCTCGGCAGGCAGGGTCTCCGTCGTGGTGCCTGCCTTCAACGAGTCGTGTCACATCGCGGCAAACATGCGGGAAACCATCGGCGTCCTGAACGATTTTGGCATCGACTTCGAGTTGATCATCGTCGACGACGGCAGCAGCGACGACACGTACAGTGAAGCCAAACGCGTGCTTCGCGAGGACCCGGAACGCGTTCGCGTTATGCGGTGCGATGCAAATAGCGGCAAAGGCAATGCGTTGCGGGTCGGCAGCGCTGCGGCGGCGGGCGAGCTCGTCGTGTTCCTCGACGCCGACATGGACCTCCACCCGCGACAGCTTCCGGTACTCTTCCAAACGATGCGATTGCTGGACGCGGACGCCGTGATCGGGTCGAAATGGCATCCCGGCTCGCGCGTGACGTATCCGCGAGTTCGGCGCCTCTACAGCAAGCTCTATTTCGCACTGACGCGGATACTGTTCGGGCTGCCGGTGCGCGACACGCAGACGGGCCTCAAGCTCTTCAAAACGGCCCTGCTCGACGACATCTTTCCGCGCGTGTGCGTGAAGCGCTTCGCCTTTGATGTCGAGCTTCTCGCGGTCGCGCTCCGGCGCGGCTACCGCATCGCCGACGCGCCGGTCGTGCTGGAGTTCCGGCGGGGGCTCGGCCGTTTGAACCTGCGGACCGTGTGGAACGTACTGCTCGACACCTTGGCCATATTCTACCGTATGCGGGTACTGCACTATTACGATCGCGAGGACCTCGGCAGCGCCCTCTGCCAGCGCGTCGCGCCGGTTCAGCGCGTGAAGGTGCGGATTTAACGTGGACGTCGCCGCCGCGGGGGCGGCAGCGCGGCCCGTTGCCGGCAGATTCCCTTCGCTTCTCACCTGCGGCGCGCTGGTCTTCGCGGGGTCGACGGTTCTCAACCTCGGTGGCTTCGCGTTTCACGCGGTCGCCGGCCGGTGGCTCGGGCCGCACGAATACGGCATGCTGTACGCCGCCATGTCCCTCGCGACGATTGCCGCGTTGCCGTCCGCGCTCGCCGCGCCCGCCGTTTCGCGGCTTGCAGCCGAGTACTACGCACGAGATGTCCGGCGCACGAATCGCCTCGCCCGCGACCTGTCGCGCCTCGTTGCGATCGCCGCCGCCTTGTACGTCGCCGCTTTTGCGCTGCTGGGCCCGCTTCTCGCCGCCAAACTCCACTTGCCGGTCATGGTTGTGTGGCTCTGCGGCCCGATCGCCGCGGTCGTCGTCGCGAGCGCCGCGTTTCGCGCGCTCGCGCAGGGCGCGCACCGATTCGGCATCTACGCCCTCTCTGCGAGCGGCGAGGGAATCGCAAAAGTGGCGGCGATCGTCGCCTTTGCGACGGCGGGCATGGGCCTCGTGGGCGGCGTCTTGGGGTTTTTGGTCGGCGCCGCGTGCGGGGCACTCGTCGCGCTCGTTCCTGTGACGCTGGCAATGCGCGGACCCGTTTCAAGCGAGGGATACGACCGCGCGGCTATGCTCGCTTCCGGCGGAGGCGCGGCAGCTATGGTGATCGTGTTCTCGCTTATGGGATATGCAGACGTCGTGCTCGTGACGCACTATTTCAACGCGCAGCAGACGGGGATCTACGCGGCGGCGGCACTGGTCGGAAAGATCGTGCTGTACCTCGTCGGCTTCGTTCCGGTCGTGTTGCTGCCGGCGGCGACCGTGCGCTACTCGCGCGGCGAGGCGAGCGCCGGAGCGCTCCGGGGCGCGCTCGGGGTCTTCGCCGTGCTGACCGCCGTGAGCCTGGGCGTGATCGCAATGGCAGCGACTCCCTTGCTGCACCTGCTGCTCGGCGGTGCGTTCGACGGCGCGTCGGGGCTCTTGACGTGGTACGCCGTCGCGATGGCGCTCCTCGCGCTCACGAACCTGGTGGCGTCGTATGGGATCGCGACGCGCCGCGTGGCGTTCGCCCTGCCGACGGTTGCGGGAGCCTGCTTGACCCTCGGCGCGATCGGCATCTTCCACGCCTCGCTCCTCGAGGTTGTGCGCGTCATGGTCGTGGGGAACGCCGCCATCGCGCTCGCCGCGGTCGCCGCAGTTGCGCTACAATCGTTGCGTGAAGGCAAAGCTTCGGCGTAACTGGCCCCTCGCGCTTCCCGCCGTGCTGCTCGTCGCGGTTCTGCACGCGTGGTTCGCGCCGGGCTTAATCGCGGGCGAGGATTTCCTCGCGCCTCCATTCTTGACGCAAACGACGATCCTGCATTCCGGCTTTTGGCCCCCGTCGATCGAGCCGCTGCGCGACTTCGGCCAAAACATGCAGCCGTGGTGGCCGTCGTTCCCGGTCTGGGCAGTGACGGGGGCGTTGCTCCGCGCCGGCATCCCGTGGACGGTACTCGAACGGCTCTTTTGGCTGTGGCCGTACTGCGCGCTCGCGATTATCGCGCCGTACTGGTTCCTGCGCAGGCGCGCGGTGTCGCCGGCGGCCGCGAGCGTCGCTACCGCCCTTTTTGCACTCAACACCTGGACAGTCGGCTCGATCGAACGCGGTCACATTCCTGCGCTGATTGCGTACGCGCTCATGCCGTTCGTTCTGGACCGCTTCCTCGTAGTCGTGCGGGAAAGACGTGCATTCGCGGCGACTACGCTCGCGCTTCTCATCGCCGTGCAAGCCGTGTACGAGGTGCGCTACGCGTATCTCACCATCTTGGCATGTGCGGTCGTCTACGGGGCGCTCGTCGCCCGCCGACGACGGCGCTACGCAACGCGCGCGATCGCATTGCGGGTCGCCGTAGCAGCCGGACTCGCGCTGCTGCTCACGCTCTATTGGTGGCTGTCGCTCATTCTCTCTCCGCTCTCGGCGGCGGTCGACACGGCCTTCTCGTCGTTTCTGAAGCTCTCCGGAAAGCTCTCGATCGGGCACGCGCTCGCGCTCTTCTATCCGTACTACCATCACAATCTTGTCGTGCCGGCCTTCGCGGCCGAGCCCGTGGAGCTGCCGTTCTTTCTCTTGCCGGCACTCGCTGTGGCGGGCTTCTACGTCGCGCGGCGGCGCGACCTCGCGGTGGCGTTCGCGGCGCTCTGGGTCGCGGATGTCGTCGTGCTGTCGGGGCCGAAATCGCCGCTCGGGTTCGTCAGCGCGTTCCTCTATCTGCATCTGCCGGGTTTCGACCTGTTCCGCGGCGTCGAAAAGCTCTACTCGATCGCGGTTTTCGGGGCGTCGTTCGGCGTCGCGCTCGCGCTCGACCGTGCGACCGCGTTTGCACGTCTTCGGCACCTGCGGCTGCAGCCTGTCGTCGCCGTCGCCGGGGTGATCTTCGTTGCGCTGCTGATGCGCGACGCGTTCGATCCGACGCGCCAATCGAACTTCGCCGCGACGCGTCTGCGGCCGCAGGACGTGGCGCTTCAGCGATTCATTGACACGGCGTCGGGAGACGGAACAGTCGCGCTCTTTCCGTCGTACTTTCCTGGTGTCGACCCGTCGGTGCGCCATCCGATCGTCTCCGCGGGCCAGATGGCCCTTGCGACGCCGCCCCTCGGGATGACCGAGCTGCTGTACCATCATCGTGACACGATCCCGAAGCTGCTCTACCGATTCGTGCGTTCGGAGGAGATCCATCGCGTGCTGGCGAGCATCGGCGTGCAGTACGTCGCGCTCGTCGACGACCCGGAGGACGCGCTGAACCGGCCGTGGCTGTACGATCTGGATCGGGCCACATCGCAGCGGCTCTTGGGCAGCGTGCCGTGGCTTCGCCGCAGCGCGACGTTTGGGTCCGACGCGCTCTACCTCGTTCGCGGTGCGCGGCCGCGCAGCGTCGCCGCATATCCCGCGCTCGCCGATCCGAAGGCGTTCGTTCAGCTCAACGCGTCGGAGGCCGTCGGCCCGGCCTTTGCGGGGCGGCTGCTCGAGCAGAACCAAGCGTTCGATCCGTCGTGGCATCTCGCACTGCTGCCGCCGGGCGCACGCCCGAGCGGCGACCCGCTCGCGGATTACCTGCGATTTCGGGAAGGTTTCGTTCCGGCCTCCGAGCACGTTCGCATCGTGGGCGAGTTCAACGGGTGGCGGCTCGGCAAAAATGGAACCGGGCTGCTCCTCTTCGTGCCGACCGCAGTTTCGGAGTTGGGCGCGCTCGCCGAGCTTCCCGCGCTCGCGATCTTTGCGCTCGGCGCATGGTGGCTGCGCCCGTGAGCGCTGCTCCGCTGGTGAGCGTCGTCATCCCGACGCGCAACTCTGCGCGAACGCTCGACGCGTGCTTGCGCAGTGTGAGCGCGCAGACCTACCCCGCGGTCGAACTCGTCGTGGTCGACAACGCATCCTCCGACGACACGGTCATGATCGCGCGACGGCACGCCGATCTCGTGCTTCAGGCCGGGCGCGAGCGCTGCGCCCAGCGTAACGCCGGCATCGCGGCGGCGCGCGGCGAGTTCGTCCTCGTCGGCGACGCCGACATGACGCTCTCGCCCGACGTCGTCGCCTCGTGCATCGCGCGGTGCGGTTCGGGCGATGCGGTAGCCATCGACCGGATTGCCTGCGGGTCGGGATTTTGGTCGCGCTGCAAAGCCTTCGAGAGCACGCTGTACCATGGCGACCGCGTGGTCAGCGCCGCACGGTTCTTCCGGCGTGCCGCGCTTCTGGACGCGGGCGGGTACGACGAAACGCTGCTCGGCGGGGACGACTGGGACGCTTCGATGCGCGTCCTGCGCGGGCGGCAGCTCGTATTCGCAGATGCCCTCATGCAGAACGATGAAGGGCGAGTTAGTCTGCGCGAGCGTTTCGTCAAACAGCTCTACTACGGTCAGAGCTGGCCTCGCTTCGTGCGCAAGCACGGAGCCGGCGCGATGCGGCGGCTCAACCCCGCGCGCGGCGCTCTCGTGCGAGGCGCCGGCAAGATGCTGCGCCATCCGGTGCTCGGCGTCGGGCTCGTGATATTGAAGGCCGTCGAGTTGTCGGGGACCGTTCTCGGCGTCGCGCTCGGGCGCTGGATACCGCACGATCGACTCTACGGCAGATGAAAGCGGCCTCGACCCTCGCGCTCTGTCTTACGGCATGCGCGTCGATCGTTCCGCAGCACGCGTGGACGATGTATCAGTATCGCGCCGACAACAACGCGGTCTTTGCCGCGCCGGCGTGGGACGTCGCGTGGAGCCGCCGTCTCGGGGGGCGCGTCAACGGGGCGCTCTCGATCGTCGGCGACACGTTGTACGTCGAGTCCTTCGACCGGCATCTCTACGCGCTCGACGCACGCACGGGCCGGGTACGATGGCAAAGCATGCGGCTTGCGAACATCGCGATGAACGCACCGCTCGTCTCGAATGGCCTCGTTATCGTCGGCACCGGAAACAATCGCTGGCTTTACGACACGCCGCAAGGCGCGCTCATGGGCGTTCCGGGCGGCGACGTGGTCTACGCGTTCGACGCGAGGAGCGGCGCGCTCGTTTGGCGCCGCGCCGTGCGCGGCCAAGCGATGCCGACCGGCGTGATCGCTTCCGTCGGCGGCCGCCCGGCGTTGCTCTTTGCCGCCGGCGACGGCGTCGTGCGCGCGCTGAGTCTTCACGACGGGTCGCTTCTATGGCGAACCGCCTACCCCGGCTTCGATTCTATGAGCTCGCTTGTGGCCACTGGCGGCCTCGTCGTGGGCGCCTCCGCGGTCTCTCCGCAGGCGGGCCTACGCATCTACCGCAAGGCGCAATGGAATCTTCTCGACGAAGAATCGTGGACGTGGGCCGTCCGCGCCACCGACGGTAGAATCGCGTGGACCAGCCCGCACGGATGGGGCGACTCTTCGCCCGTTGCGGCCGATGGAAGGATCTTCGTCGAGAGTATGTTCGTCCCGATTCGCACGCAAAGCCAGCTCCGGCACGGGATGACGATCTCCGACGGCACGCCGCTGCAAAGCCGCGTCTACGCACTCGACGCCGCAAACGGCGCGAAGGTGTGGGAGTACGACGACCCCGCCGTCGGACCGTACATTCCCGGCGGCACGCTCGAGCTTGCAATCGCTGGCACGTATGCGGGCGGCGTCTTCTACGATTCGCTGAGCTTCAGCGAGCAACTCGCCGCGTTCGACGCGAAGACCGGACGCGTGCTCTGGACGGTGCGCACGCGCGCGCCGGTGCGCATGAGCCCCGTCGTCTACGACGGCAACGTCTATTTCGGCGACGTGGCGGGCTACTTCTACGTCGTACGCGCCTTCGACGGAGACGTCGAATCCCGCCTGCGCTTTCCCGTGGGTTTCTCCGCGAGCCCTCCGGTCGTCGTGGGCCGCACGCTCTTCGTTGCAGACGGCGACACGATCTACGCGCGCCGCTTGCGCGATCTCGAAGCGGAGACGGCGTTTCCCGGCGCATCTGTCCGGGCCGACGGCTCGCTTGCGGGCGTAGACGGTGCGAGTAGCTCGCAGGAGTACGCGCTGTTGCCGGGCGCAACGGTGACGATACGAGCTCGCATCGCCAAAGGAGCGATCGCGGGCAGCACCGCGCTCGTGTTCGGGAGCGTCTACACGAACGGCTATGGCGTTACTTACGACGGCAACGGCGACGTCTATCTCGAGCGGTGGGTAGGCGGCGCGCGCAGCGTCCTCGGCAGTATCGTGCATCATCGGAACGGCACAGGGTTTCACACGTTCGTCTTGACGCTTGTGGTTCGCGGTGTGGGCTCGAATCTGCTGAGCGCAGCCTTCGACGGCGACGCCGTCGACGCGCAGCCGCTGCGGGACACGTCGCTGAACCTCGTCGCCGGCCCGTTTCCGGCAAGCGTCTTCACCGCCGGTCAGGATGGCTCGATGCAAGATTACTCCGTCACGCTGGTGTCGGCGAGGCCTTCCCCGCGATCTTGACCGTTCGGAGGAAGCCGCTGCGATGCACGGGAAAGCATGCGGTAGATTGCTAGCGTCTTGGGGGAAGGCTTCTTGCTTAGCTGGAGAGCATCGATGCGGCGCGCTCGCCTTGTACCGATCGTCAATTCCCTAGCATTGTCGCTCGTCATGCCGGCCTGCAGCCACGCCGTCGCTACTGCCGAGCAGCCCTTTTCCGCGTCGAAGACGTTCGCGGTGGAAGGCGCGCTCCCGACCGGCGCGACGGTGACGCTGCGCGTACGCATCGCGAAGGCGGCGGCCGCAGGACGGTCGGTACTCGTTTTGGGCAGCGTCTATACCGACGGGTACGGTGTCGCTTACGACGGCAACGGCGACGTCTACCTGGAGCGCTG
Above is a window of Candidatus Dormiibacterota bacterium DNA encoding:
- a CDS encoding glycosyltransferase: MRSRVYGRSVAVENGSAGRVSVVVPAFNESCHIAANMRETIGVLNDFGIDFELIIVDDGSSDDTYSEAKRVLREDPERVRVMRCDANSGKGNALRVGSAAAAGELVVFLDADMDLHPRQLPVLFQTMRLLDADAVIGSKWHPGSRVTYPRVRRLYSKLYFALTRILFGLPVRDTQTGLKLFKTALLDDIFPRVCVKRFAFDVELLAVALRRGYRIADAPVVLEFRRGLGRLNLRTVWNVLLDTLAIFYRMRVLHYYDREDLGSALCQRVAPVQRVKVRI
- a CDS encoding PQQ-binding-like beta-propeller repeat protein, whose translation is MKAASTLALCLTACASIVPQHAWTMYQYRADNNAVFAAPAWDVAWSRRLGGRVNGALSIVGDTLYVESFDRHLYALDARTGRVRWQSMRLANIAMNAPLVSNGLVIVGTGNNRWLYDTPQGALMGVPGGDVVYAFDARSGALVWRRAVRGQAMPTGVIASVGGRPALLFAAGDGVVRALSLHDGSLLWRTAYPGFDSMSSLVATGGLVVGASAVSPQAGLRIYRKAQWNLLDEESWTWAVRATDGRIAWTSPHGWGDSSPVAADGRIFVESMFVPIRTQSQLRHGMTISDGTPLQSRVYALDAANGAKVWEYDDPAVGPYIPGGTLELAIAGTYAGGVFYDSLSFSEQLAAFDAKTGRVLWTVRTRAPVRMSPVVYDGNVYFGDVAGYFYVVRAFDGDVESRLRFPVGFSASPPVVVGRTLFVADGDTIYARRLRDLEAETAFPGASVRADGSLAGVDGASSSQEYALLPGATVTIRARIAKGAIAGSTALVFGSVYTNGYGVTYDGNGDVYLERWVGGARSVLGSIVHHRNGTGFHTFVLTLVVRGVGSNLLSAAFDGDAVDAQPLRDTSLNLVAGPFPASVFTAGQDGSMQDYSVTLVSARPSPRS
- a CDS encoding glycosyltransferase family A protein, whose amino-acid sequence is MSAAPLVSVVIPTRNSARTLDACLRSVSAQTYPAVELVVVDNASSDDTVMIARRHADLVLQAGRERCAQRNAGIAAARGEFVLVGDADMTLSPDVVASCIARCGSGDAVAIDRIACGSGFWSRCKAFESTLYHGDRVVSAARFFRRAALLDAGGYDETLLGGDDWDASMRVLRGRQLVFADALMQNDEGRVSLRERFVKQLYYGQSWPRFVRKHGAGAMRRLNPARGALVRGAGKMLRHPVLGVGLVILKAVELSGTVLGVALGRWIPHDRLYGR